The Breoghania sp. L-A4 sequence GCGCCGCGAAGGCCTTCTCCGCCGCCAGCATGCCCGACAGCACGGCGTTGTGCGATCCCTTGATGCGCGGCACGTTCACAAGCCCGGCCGAACAGCCCATCAAGACGCCGCCGGGGAACGAGAGTTTCGGCACCGACTGCCAGCCGCCCTCGGTGATGGCGCGCGCGCCGTAGGAAATCCGCTTGCCGCCCTCAAACACATCCTTGATTGCGGGATGCGTCTTGAAGCGCTGGAATTCCTCGAACGGCGAGAGATAGGGGTTTTCGTAGTTGAGATGCAGCACGAAGCCGACGGCCACCTGGTTGCCCTCCAGGTGATAGAGGAAGGAGCCGCCGCCGGTCTTGCCGTCCAGCGGCCAGCCAAACGAATGCTGCACCCGGCCGAGCCGGTGCTTGGCGGGGTCGACGTCCCACAGCTCCTTCAGCCCGATGCCGAACTTCGGCGGCTCGCAGCCCTCGTCCAGCTTGAATTTTTCGATCAGCTTCAGGGCGAGGGAGCCGCGCGCGCCTTCACCGATGAAGGTGTATTTGCCCAGAAGCGCCATGCCGCGGGTGTAGCTGGGCCGGGGACGCCCTCGCGCGTCACGCCCATGTCGCCGGTGGCGACGCCGATGACGTTGCCCGCCTCGTCGTACAGCACTTCCGATGCGGTGAAGCCGGGGTAGATCTCCACGCCCAGCGCTTCCGCGCGCTCGGCCAGCCAGCGGCAGACGTTGCCCAGCGAGACGATGTAGTTGCCGTGATTGTTCATCAAGGGCGGCATCATGAAGTTGGGCAGGGTGAGGGAGGCGGCGGGCCCCAGCACCATGAACTTGTCCTCGGTGACCTGGGTCTTGAGCGGCGCGGCCTCATCCTCGCGCCAGTCGGGGAGCAGCCGGTCGAGGCCGATGGGATCGACCACGGCGCCCGAGAGAATATGCGCGCCGACTTCCGAGCCCTTTTCCAGCACCACCACGGACAGCTCCTGGCCCGCGTCATTGGCCAGCTGCTTGAGGCGAATCGCGGCCGAAAGCCCCGCCGGGCCGGCGCCCACGATCACCACGTCGAATTCCATGCTCTCGCGTTCGGGAAGATCGGTCGCGTCGGGCTGTGTGTCGGTCATCTCGTCTCCCATCGGTCCGCCCACTGCGGGCGTCTCCCAATCCGTTGTTACGTGCATGTCTAAAACACCGTTGCGGATGCCGCAATGCGCGCCTTTCGCCCGGACCGCGCTTTTGCGCGTGCCGGCCTGCGCCAAAGGCGCGCTTGCGCCGCCGCGCGCGCTGGGTCATGAATGGGCGCGATGGATACACAGCACGCCCCCGACCCCCGGACGCTCGACGCCCTGCTGGATTTCTATGTCGCGGCGGGGGTGGATTGCGCGCTCGAGGAGACGCCCGTCGACCGCTTCGCCGAGACGGCCGAGCAGGCGAGCAAGGCGCGCGCGGCCCGTCCCGCGCAACCAGCGCCCGCGCCGCCGGCTGCGGCGCAGGGCCTGAAGCCCTCGTTCGCCCCGTCTCAGCCGTCTCGGCCGTCCGCGACCCAACCCTCTCAGCCGGCGGCCCCGCAACGTCCCGCGCCGCCGCAACCGTCGCTGCATCATCTGCCGGACCAGCCGGTGCGCGGTTTCGCCGAGCTGCATGGGGACGAGGCGATCGACGCCGCACGCGCTTTGGCCGAGGGCGCGGCGAGCCTGGCCGACCTGCGAGACGCGGTGGCGCAGTTCACCGGCTGCGGCCTGCGCACCACGGCAAAATCGCTGGTGTTCGCCGACGGCAATCCGGCGGCACGGGTGATGGTCGTCGGCGGCGCGCCGGAGCGCGAGGACGACATCGAGGGCAGGCCGTTCACCGGTCCGGCGGGCCAGTTGCTCGACAGGATGCTGGCGGCCATCGCGCTGGACCGCTCCAGCGTCTATCTCGCCAACACGGTGCCGTGGCGGCCGCCGGGCGGCCGCGAGCCGAGCGCGATCGAGGCGGACATCTGCGCGCCGTTCATCCGCCGGCAGATCGCCCTGTGCAATCCGGACGTGCTGGTCTGCATGGGCGGCGTGGCGGCGAAGCTCCTGCTGGGCCTGCGCGGCCCGGTGCTCAAGGAACGCGGGCAGTGGCACGCCTTTGTCGTCGAATCCCGCCAGATACCGGCCATGGCGACCCTGCGCGTCTCCGATCTGCTGGCCAACCCGGCCTACAAGAAGCCCGTCTGGCAGGACCTTCTGGCGATCCAGGCCCGGCTCGC is a genomic window containing:
- a CDS encoding uracil-DNA glycosylase, which gives rise to MDTQHAPDPRTLDALLDFYVAAGVDCALEETPVDRFAETAEQASKARAARPAQPAPAPPAAAQGLKPSFAPSQPSRPSATQPSQPAAPQRPAPPQPSLHHLPDQPVRGFAELHGDEAIDAARALAEGAASLADLRDAVAQFTGCGLRTTAKSLVFADGNPAARVMVVGGAPEREDDIEGRPFTGPAGQLLDRMLAAIALDRSSVYLANTVPWRPPGGREPSAIEADICAPFIRRQIALCNPDVLVCMGGVAAKLLLGLRGPVLKERGQWHAFVVESRQIPAMATLRVSDLLANPAYKKPVWQDLLAIQARLAQAPAS